From the Sebastes umbrosus isolate fSebUmb1 chromosome 2, fSebUmb1.pri, whole genome shotgun sequence genome, one window contains:
- the trip4 gene encoding activating signal cointegrator 1, with the protein MSEALLQWCVDQLHHLFGLEACEDIVQYVLTIENAEEIQEYMGDLLQGTDGRKGLFIDEFLRRWKKTQRQATDSSSLFLPKESFSSSDSPDMTKDSQKKSKRKGRNKQETLTVSQTEPEPEAVKTPIDLMRAQENSSTSSTKKKSKFVSLYAKEGQDKMSILLPGRRGCECLAQRHKLINNCISCGRIVCEQEGSGPCLFCGTLVCTREEQEILQRDSNKSQKLRKKLMGDGGERDYLPHQEAKMKAGLEKAVQHKEKLLEYDRNSVRRTQVLDDESDYFATESNQWLSPSEREKLKKKEEELRELRYASRKDRKITLDFAGRQVLDEGNNLNEYYDKLDETLMAMNSDSPSKSSMYSKREGGRQTLGELVNPNIMQSTPEWVDVGGSERHKRNMKQGKSSAVDKGGEERQKLRLQDKDMQEMADGGWCLSMHQPWATLLVKGIKRVEGRTWYTSHRGRLWIAAAAKIPTPQEIAEVEAMYRHVHKKGPRFPKEYPTGCLLGCVNVNDCLSQEQFREQLPDTCEESASPFVFICTNPHELLVKFPMKGKHKIWKLESQYHQGAKKGLVPSAAE; encoded by the exons ATGTCTGAGGCTCTGCTGCAGTGGTGTGTGGACCAGCTACACCACCTGTTCGGTCTGGAGGCGTGTGAAGACATCGTGCA ATACGTTCTAACCATCGAAAATGCTGAAGAAATTCAGGAGTATATGGGAGACCTCCTGCAGGGCACGGATGGGAGAAAAGGGCTGTTCATTGATGAGTTCCTCCGCAGATGGAAGAAGACTCAAAGACAGGCCACAGATTCCTCGAGTCTTTTCCTTCCCAAGGAGTCTTTTTCATCATCAG ATTCACCAGACATGACCAAAGATAGCCAGAAGAAGTCTAAACGTAAGGGCCGTAACAAACAGGAGACGCTGACTGTGAGCCAAACAGAACCTGAGCCAGAGGCAGTCAAAACCCCCATTGACCTGATGAGG GCCCAAGAAAACAGCAGCACTTCTTCAACAAAGAAGAAAAGTAAGTTTGTCAGTCTCTATGCCAAAGAGGGACAAGACAAGATGTCCATCTTACTCCCAGGTCGACGTGGCTGTGAGTGCCTTGCCCAAAGGCACAAACTTATCAACAACTGCATCAGCTGCGGTCGCATTGTGTGTGAGCAAGAGGGCTCAGGACCCTGCCTCTTCTGTGGAACCCTG GTATGCACAAGAGAGGAGCAAGAGATCCTGCAACGAGACTCCAACAAAAGCCAGAAACTAAGAAAGAAGCTTATGGGAG ACGGTGGAGAAAGAGATTATCTCCCACACCAAGAGGCCAAGATGAAGGCTGGCTTGGAGAAGGCTGTCCAGCACAAAGAAAAGCTGCTGGAATATGACCGGAATAG TGTCAGGAGAACGCAGGTTCTGGATGATGAGTCGGATTACTTTGCTACTGAATCCAATCAGTGGCTGTCACCCAGTGAGCGAgaaaaactgaagaaaaaggaagaggagCTGAGAGAACTTCGCTATGCCTCTCGCAAGGACAGGAAGATCACGTTGGACTTTGCTGGTAGACAAGTGCTCGATGAGGGAAACAACCTCAACGAGTATTACGACAA GTTGGATGAGACCCTCATGGCTATGAACAGCGACTCTCCGTCAAAATCATCAATGTATTCTaaaagagaaggtggaaggcaGACCCTCGGAGAGCTGGTCAACCCCAACATAATGCAGTCTACACCAGAG TGGGTGGATGTTGGAGGCAGTGAAAGGCACAAGAGAAACATGAAGCAGGGAAAGAGCTCAGCAGTGGACAAGGGAGGAGAAGAACGCCAAAAGTTGCGGCTCCAAGACAAAGACATGCAGGAGATGGCTGACGGGGGCTGGTGCCTCAGCATGCACCAACCGTGGGCCACGCTGCTGGTCAAAGGCATCAAGAG ggtAGAGGGGCGAACTTGGTACACATCCCATCGGGGTCGTCTTTGGATTGCTGCTGCAGCCAAGATACCCACTCCTCAGGAGATTGCTGAGGTGGAAGCCATGTACCGCCACGTCCACAAGAAAG GGCCCAGGTTTCCTAAAGAATATCCCACcggctgcctgttgggctgcgtCAACGTGAACGACTGCCTGTCTCAGGAGCAGTTCAGAGAACAG